A genomic segment from Janibacter sp. DB-40 encodes:
- the hppD gene encoding 4-hydroxyphenylpyruvate dioxygenase encodes MSNTAVELTKQEREAELDLAQLKQLVGLVEYDEASDPFPVTGWDAITFVVGNATQAAMYYQNVWGMELIAYSGPENGHMDHKSFVLRSGSIRFVLKGAVRPDSPLIAHHAKHGDGVVDISLEVPDVDKCIEQARSAGATVLDEPYVVSDDHGTVRMGAIATYGETRHTLIQREVDGKTYDGPYLPGYVARTSTFAKREGAPKRLFQALDHIVGNVELGKMDEWVEFYKRVMGFTNMAEFVGDDIATEYSALMSKVVASGNHRVKFPLNEPAIAKKRSQIDEYLDFYSGPGAQHLALATNDILRTVDELRREGVEFLNTPDAYYDDPELRERIGEVRVPIEELKARGILVDRDEDGYLLQIFTKPLGDRPTVFFEIIERHGSLGFGKGNFKALFESIEREQDKRGNL; translated from the coding sequence ATGTCGAACACCGCCGTTGAACTCACCAAGCAGGAGCGCGAGGCCGAGCTCGACCTCGCCCAGCTCAAGCAGCTCGTCGGGCTCGTCGAGTACGACGAGGCCTCCGATCCCTTCCCGGTGACCGGGTGGGACGCGATCACCTTCGTCGTCGGCAACGCGACCCAGGCGGCCATGTACTACCAGAACGTCTGGGGCATGGAGCTGATCGCCTACTCCGGCCCGGAGAACGGCCATATGGACCACAAATCCTTCGTGCTGCGCTCCGGCTCGATCCGTTTCGTGCTCAAGGGCGCCGTGCGCCCCGACAGCCCGCTCATCGCCCACCACGCCAAGCACGGTGACGGTGTCGTGGACATCTCCCTCGAGGTCCCCGACGTGGACAAGTGCATCGAGCAGGCCCGCTCGGCCGGCGCGACCGTCCTCGACGAGCCCTACGTGGTCAGCGACGACCACGGAACCGTCCGCATGGGCGCCATCGCGACGTACGGCGAGACGCGGCACACCCTCATCCAGCGCGAGGTCGACGGGAAGACCTACGACGGTCCGTACCTGCCGGGCTACGTCGCGAGGACGTCGACGTTCGCCAAGCGCGAGGGCGCCCCGAAGCGTCTCTTCCAGGCGCTGGACCACATCGTCGGCAACGTCGAGCTGGGCAAGATGGACGAGTGGGTGGAGTTCTACAAGCGCGTCATGGGCTTCACCAACATGGCCGAGTTCGTCGGTGACGACATCGCCACCGAGTACTCCGCGCTGATGTCGAAGGTCGTCGCGAGCGGCAACCACCGGGTGAAGTTCCCCCTCAACGAGCCGGCGATCGCCAAGAAGCGCAGCCAGATCGACGAGTACCTCGACTTCTACTCGGGCCCGGGGGCGCAGCACCTCGCGCTGGCCACGAACGACATCCTGCGCACCGTCGACGAGCTGCGGCGCGAGGGCGTGGAGTTCCTCAACACCCCGGATGCGTACTACGACGACCCCGAGCTGCGCGAGCGCATCGGTGAGGTCCGGGTGCCGATCGAGGAGCTGAAGGCCCGCGGGATCCTCGTCGACCGCGACGAGGACGGTTACCTGCTGCAGATCTTCACCAAGCCGCTCGGGGACCGCCCGACCGTCTTCTTCGAGATCATCGAGCGGCACGGCTCGCTCGGATTCGGCAAGGGCAACTTCAAGGCGCTCTTCGAGTCGATCGAGCGGGAGCAGGACAAGCGCGGCAACCTGTGA
- a CDS encoding Lrp/AsnC family transcriptional regulator encodes MTSRRAHEAVIDDLDARLIALLSEQPAIGVLGASRELGVARGTVQARLDRLRAKGVIRTLAPTVDPAALGYPVTALCTLEIRQRLGHQAVVDHLSSIPEVLEIHSTTGAGDLIIRIVATDNADLGRVIDEIIDDTHVVRASTSVCLVTHLEMRTGPLVEAAARRPADG; translated from the coding sequence ATGACCTCCCGCAGAGCCCACGAGGCCGTGATCGACGACCTGGACGCCCGCCTGATCGCCCTGCTCAGCGAGCAGCCGGCGATCGGCGTTCTCGGCGCCTCCCGCGAGCTGGGCGTGGCCCGGGGCACCGTGCAGGCCCGCCTCGACCGCCTCCGGGCGAAGGGGGTGATCCGCACCCTCGCGCCGACCGTCGACCCGGCGGCGCTCGGCTACCCCGTGACGGCGCTGTGCACCCTGGAGATCCGGCAGCGGCTGGGTCACCAGGCCGTCGTGGACCACCTCAGCTCGATCCCCGAGGTCCTCGAGATCCACTCCACGACGGGAGCCGGTGACCTGATCATCCGCATCGTCGCCACCGACAACGCCGACCTGGGACGGGTCATCGACGAGATCATCGACGACACGCACGTGGTCCGGGCCAGCACCTCGGTGTGCCTGGTGACGCACCTGGAGATGCGCACGGGCCCCCTGGTGGAGGCCGCAGCCCGCCGTCCCGCCGACGGCTGA
- a CDS encoding RDD family protein, which produces MSIPERAGWYDDPEDETQLRYFDGVVWSEHRVPRQTRSAGSAPAGPAPQQGGQRGPDRDVFGRPSGPSGPQHPQPQPGWGTAPAGSGSPPAGSTTPDGQQLASYGSRVTAYLIDTVIMGVVVLLTSGWAWWLFMADYWRRAMEGAMSGTPDPITLEEASGYLQYLDYTYLFVAVGIMVVVQAAYGIGFLVARGATPGKMMAGISVRRVDRPGPLGFRTAFLRMLLPMILRVLWVLTCLVEVVFRGLDLLWPLLDPRRQALHDKVAGTQVVVGAQPRERS; this is translated from the coding sequence ATGAGCATCCCCGAGCGCGCCGGCTGGTACGACGACCCGGAGGACGAGACGCAGCTGCGGTACTTCGACGGGGTCGTCTGGAGCGAGCACCGCGTCCCCCGCCAGACCCGGTCGGCCGGGTCGGCCCCGGCGGGCCCCGCCCCCCAGCAGGGAGGTCAGCGCGGACCCGACCGGGACGTCTTCGGACGACCCAGTGGTCCGTCGGGTCCGCAGCACCCGCAGCCGCAACCCGGGTGGGGCACAGCGCCTGCGGGCTCGGGCTCCCCGCCCGCGGGATCGACGACCCCCGACGGTCAGCAGCTGGCGAGCTACGGGTCCCGGGTCACCGCCTACCTCATCGACACGGTGATCATGGGCGTCGTCGTCCTGCTGACCTCGGGCTGGGCCTGGTGGCTCTTCATGGCCGACTACTGGAGGCGGGCGATGGAGGGGGCGATGTCCGGCACGCCCGACCCGATCACCCTCGAGGAGGCCTCCGGGTACCTCCAGTACCTGGACTACACGTACCTCTTCGTCGCCGTCGGCATCATGGTGGTCGTCCAGGCGGCCTACGGCATCGGTTTCCTCGTCGCGAGGGGAGCCACCCCCGGCAAGATGATGGCCGGGATCTCGGTCCGCCGCGTGGACCGGCCCGGGCCACTCGGCTTCCGTACGGCCTTCCTGCGGATGCTCCTGCCGATGATCCTGCGGGTGCTCTGGGTCCTCACGTGCCTGGTCGAGGTCGTCTTCCGCGGCCTGGACCTCCTGTGGCCCCTCCTGGACCCACGACGACAGGCGCTGCACGACAAGGTCGCCGGCACCCAGGTCGTCGTCGGCGCGCAGCCGCGCGAGCGCTCCTGA
- a CDS encoding VTT domain-containing protein, with amino-acid sequence MTWSAFLPTFGFLFVVVMLRANATYLLARGAAAGSRRYLTAGEGGRSPRWVRARELVNRWGPIAVVACFLTVGIQTAVIGTAGAARMPLRRYLPAVTLGSLLWATLYATVGLAAARAWLAAAARWPGTVAAVAVLLVIAVSVVLWRRRHGGTDSAALSTRTREAVPTSGDDVRS; translated from the coding sequence GTGACCTGGTCGGCCTTCCTCCCGACCTTCGGCTTCCTCTTCGTGGTCGTCATGCTGCGGGCCAATGCGACGTACCTGCTCGCCCGGGGAGCGGCCGCCGGGTCCCGGCGGTACCTGACGGCCGGCGAAGGGGGGCGCTCACCCCGCTGGGTGCGGGCGCGTGAACTCGTCAACCGGTGGGGGCCGATCGCCGTCGTGGCCTGCTTCCTCACGGTGGGCATCCAGACCGCCGTGATCGGCACCGCCGGGGCGGCACGCATGCCCCTGCGTCGCTACCTGCCGGCGGTGACCCTGGGGTCGCTCCTCTGGGCGACCCTGTACGCCACGGTCGGCCTCGCGGCGGCACGAGCCTGGCTGGCCGCCGCTGCCCGCTGGCCGGGCACGGTGGCTGCCGTCGCGGTCCTCCTCGTCATCGCCGTCTCGGTGGTCCTCTGGCGGCGACGCCACGGCGGCACGGACTCGGCGGCGCTCTCGACGCGGACCCGGGAGGCCGTGCCGACGTCGGGCGACGACGTGAGATCGTGA